A genomic region of Pontibaca methylaminivorans contains the following coding sequences:
- a CDS encoding CpaF family protein has product MFSRYRKPTPQQPAAAPPAEPPTGPTATGGPQAGAAAMRPRTPSPEAAMGPARTAEPFAADKGRRRRERMAELKLDLHRALLDNLNLAALEHASEKDLRAEIAAIAGEILDEKGITLGREDRQQLNSELYDEVTGLGPLETLLKDDSISDILVNGPHQVFVERGGRLELSDIGFKDERHLLRIIDKIVSAVGRRVDESNPYVDARLADGSRFNAMVPPVAVDGSLVSIRKFRKDKLGITDLVRFGAFSEAMAAYLEAAVATRLNIIVSGGTGSGKTTTLNALSSFIDHTERILTIEDTAELQLQQIHVGRMESRPPNVEGKGEVSARDCLKNALRMRPDRIIVGETRGEEVIDMLQAMNTGHDGSMTTIHANSARDAVSRLENMIAMAGIEMPIKAMRSQIASAVHLVVQASRLQDGTRRMTSITEITGMEGDIISMQEIFRFQRTGLAPDNRIIGHFTGTGVRSHFSERFRMWGHDLPGSIYDPVQPGQF; this is encoded by the coding sequence GTGTTCTCGCGCTACAGGAAACCGACGCCGCAACAGCCGGCAGCAGCACCTCCGGCGGAGCCGCCGACGGGGCCGACCGCGACGGGCGGCCCGCAGGCGGGTGCAGCGGCCATGCGGCCGCGCACCCCCTCGCCCGAGGCGGCAATGGGCCCGGCCCGCACGGCAGAGCCCTTTGCCGCGGACAAGGGGCGCCGGCGGCGGGAGCGCATGGCCGAACTCAAGCTCGATCTGCACCGCGCCCTGCTCGACAACCTGAACCTCGCCGCGCTGGAACATGCGAGCGAAAAGGATCTGCGCGCCGAGATCGCGGCCATCGCCGGTGAAATCCTCGACGAAAAGGGCATCACACTCGGCCGCGAAGACCGCCAGCAGCTCAACAGCGAACTTTATGACGAGGTCACGGGGCTCGGTCCGCTGGAGACGCTGCTCAAGGACGATTCCATCAGCGACATTCTCGTGAACGGGCCGCATCAGGTCTTTGTCGAGCGCGGCGGGCGGCTCGAACTCAGCGACATCGGCTTCAAGGACGAACGCCACCTGCTGCGCATCATCGACAAGATCGTCTCGGCGGTGGGGCGGCGGGTGGATGAATCCAACCCCTATGTCGACGCCCGCCTCGCAGACGGGTCGCGGTTCAATGCCATGGTTCCCCCGGTCGCGGTGGACGGCAGCCTGGTTTCGATCCGCAAGTTCCGCAAGGACAAGCTCGGCATCACGGACCTCGTGCGCTTCGGGGCGTTTTCGGAGGCCATGGCCGCCTATCTTGAGGCCGCTGTCGCCACCCGGCTCAACATCATCGTCTCGGGCGGAACCGGTTCGGGCAAGACGACGACGCTCAATGCGCTTTCCTCGTTCATCGACCACACCGAACGGATCCTGACCATCGAGGACACGGCCGAACTGCAGTTGCAGCAGATTCACGTGGGCCGCATGGAAAGCCGCCCGCCGAACGTCGAGGGCAAGGGCGAGGTGAGCGCGCGCGATTGCCTCAAGAACGCGCTGCGGATGCGCCCCGACCGCATCATCGTCGGCGAAACCCGGGGCGAAGAGGTGATCGACATGCTTCAGGCCATGAACACCGGGCATGACGGTTCCATGACCACGATCCACGCCAACAGCGCCCGCGATGCGGTGTCGCGCCTTGAAAACATGATCGCCATGGCCGGGATCGAGATGCCGATCAAGGCGATGCGCAGCCAGATCGCAAGCGCCGTGCACCTGGTGGTCCAGGCCAGCCGGCTTCAGGACGGAACGCGCCGCATGACCTCGATCACGGAAATCACCGGCATGGAGGGCGACATCATATCCATGCAGGAGATTTTCCGCTTTCAGCGCACCGGCCTTGCGCCCGACAACCGGATCATCGGGCATTTCACCGGCACCGGCGTGCGCAGCCATTTCTCCGAACGCTTCCGCATGTGGGGCCATGACCTTCCGGGTTCGATCTATGATCCGGTCCAGCCGGGGCAGTTCTGA
- a CDS encoding type II secretion system F family protein encodes MQIGFGPVLYGLIFVSVLVLVEGIYLVAFGRSISLNSRINRRLEMLDKGARREEVLEQLRKEIGRHSRARTIPFYSLLAERAQKAAIAFSPRQLILIMAGLSAVAMIGLSLLTGAELPVRVATALAMGIGGVFVWVSFRAKKRMALIEEQLPDAIELIVRSLRVGHPFSSAIAIVADEIEDPLATEFGVIADESAYGRDVGEALKEMAERLDMQDMRFLAVAVTIQQQSGGNLAEILAGLAKVIRARFRLLRRVRAITAEAKWSGKFLSAFPLLCLLFITVKDPHYYDEVIDHPWFIPACFVVGILLCLNLVVMRVLTNIRV; translated from the coding sequence ATGCAGATCGGTTTCGGACCCGTCCTCTACGGATTGATCTTTGTCAGCGTGCTGGTGCTGGTCGAGGGCATCTATCTTGTCGCCTTCGGCCGCTCGATCAGCCTTAACAGCCGGATCAACCGCCGCCTTGAAATGCTCGACAAGGGGGCGCGGCGCGAAGAGGTGCTGGAACAGCTGCGCAAGGAGATCGGCCGGCATTCCCGCGCCCGCACCATCCCGTTCTATTCCCTGCTCGCCGAGCGGGCGCAGAAGGCCGCGATCGCCTTTTCACCGCGGCAGCTCATCCTGATCATGGCGGGGCTGAGCGCGGTGGCCATGATCGGGCTCAGCCTGCTGACAGGGGCCGAACTGCCGGTTCGCGTCGCGACGGCGCTGGCAATGGGTATCGGCGGCGTCTTTGTCTGGGTCAGCTTCCGGGCGAAAAAGCGCATGGCCCTCATCGAGGAACAGTTGCCCGATGCGATCGAACTGATCGTGCGCAGCCTGCGGGTCGGGCATCCGTTTTCTTCGGCCATCGCCATCGTCGCCGACGAGATCGAGGATCCGCTCGCCACGGAATTCGGCGTGATTGCCGACGAAAGCGCCTACGGGCGCGACGTGGGCGAGGCGCTCAAGGAAATGGCCGAGCGGCTCGACATGCAGGACATGCGCTTTCTCGCCGTCGCGGTCACGATCCAGCAGCAGTCGGGCGGCAACCTGGCCGAGATCCTGGCCGGCCTGGCCAAGGTCATCCGCGCACGGTTCCGCCTGTTGCGGCGGGTCCGCGCCATCACCGCCGAGGCCAAGTGGTCCGGCAAGTTCCTGTCGGCCTTTCCGTTGTTGTGCCTGCTGTTCATCACCGTGAAGGATCCGCATTACTATGACGAGGTGATCGACCATCCCTGGTTCATCCCCGCCTGCTTCGTGGTCGGGATCCTGCTCTGCCTCAACCTGGTCGTCATGCGGGTTCTGACCAACATCCGCGTTTGA
- a CDS encoding type II secretion system F family protein: MDLANRVSALLTDLLGPLGPLIALGGFGALLIFVTLPLMLLLRREDPLKKLQRTTREAAPRRPQKESLRQNGRSEQLQRFAGFLEPKNEKELSAIQLKLRQAGYQSRDSVRLFHFSQFALGIAGLGLGLLYAFGLSEAAGHDMQMRLLYVVFLAGAGYFLPRYWITRRIATRKDQIIRGFPDALDMLLVCIEAGQSLDQAIVRVAAELRTAYSALAEEFEIVAYEMKAGKDKATVLRDMGARCGVPDISSFVTVLIQSASFGTSIADALRVYAAEMRDKRVMRAEEAANKLPTKMTLATMMLTVPPLLIILVGPSANSIANLGNMGN; the protein is encoded by the coding sequence ATGGACCTTGCGAACCGCGTCTCTGCCCTGCTGACGGATCTGCTCGGGCCGCTTGGGCCGTTGATCGCGCTTGGCGGATTCGGGGCGCTGCTGATATTCGTCACGCTGCCGCTCATGCTGCTGCTCCGGCGCGAGGATCCGCTGAAGAAGCTGCAGCGCACCACCCGCGAAGCCGCGCCGCGGCGCCCGCAAAAGGAATCCCTGCGCCAGAACGGCCGCAGCGAGCAATTGCAGCGCTTTGCCGGGTTTCTCGAGCCGAAGAACGAAAAGGAACTCAGCGCGATCCAGCTTAAGCTGCGCCAGGCCGGGTACCAGTCCCGCGATTCGGTGCGCCTGTTCCATTTTTCGCAGTTCGCGCTGGGGATCGCCGGGCTCGGGCTCGGGCTGCTCTACGCCTTCGGCCTGTCCGAGGCGGCGGGCCATGACATGCAGATGCGCCTGCTTTATGTCGTCTTTCTGGCTGGCGCCGGGTATTTCCTGCCGCGGTACTGGATCACGCGCCGGATCGCCACCCGCAAGGACCAGATCATCCGCGGCTTTCCCGATGCGCTCGACATGCTGCTGGTCTGCATCGAGGCCGGGCAGTCGCTGGATCAGGCCATCGTCCGCGTGGCGGCCGAACTGCGCACCGCCTATTCCGCGCTTGCGGAAGAATTCGAGATCGTCGCCTACGAGATGAAAGCCGGAAAGGACAAGGCCACGGTGCTGCGCGACATGGGCGCGCGCTGCGGCGTCCCGGATATTTCCTCCTTCGTCACGGTGCTGATCCAGTCGGCGAGCTTTGGCACCTCGATCGCCGATGCGCTGCGCGTCTATGCGGCGGAAATGCGCGACAAGCGGGTGATGCGCGCGGAAGAGGCGGCAAACAAGTTGCCAACCAAGATGACCCTCGCCACAATGATGCTGACGGTGCCGCCTCTGCTGATCATCCTGGTCGGGCCGTCGGCCAACAGCATCGCCAATCTGGGTAACATGGGCAACTGA
- a CDS encoding tetratricopeptide repeat protein, translating into MAAGEHELALRAFTRAALDQGMTAEITGGLGTANLGLGRLGQAEPLLRRAVEMEPDWPEAWNNLGVLLMERGATGEAALTLRKAYALDSGRTDSIRENLRLALAKRDASDKTGPEAAGYILMRQGSSQYRISRAP; encoded by the coding sequence ATGGCTGCGGGCGAGCACGAACTTGCGCTGCGGGCCTTTACCCGCGCGGCGCTCGATCAGGGGATGACCGCCGAGATCACGGGCGGGCTCGGCACCGCCAATCTCGGGCTCGGGCGGCTCGGCCAGGCCGAACCGCTGCTGCGCCGCGCGGTCGAGATGGAACCCGACTGGCCCGAGGCGTGGAACAACCTCGGGGTTCTGCTGATGGAACGCGGCGCGACGGGCGAGGCGGCGCTGACCCTGCGCAAGGCCTATGCGCTCGACAGCGGCCGGACCGATTCGATCCGCGAAAACCTGCGCCTTGCGCTCGCAAAGCGCGACGCATCTGATAAGACCGGGCCGGAGGCGGCCGGCTATATATTGATGCGGCAGGGCAGCAGCCAGTATCGTATCAGCCGGGCGCCGTGA
- a CDS encoding tetratricopeptide repeat protein, translated as MFRLFTGPLALGCLLILAACADKGERAVDEAFADLNVIDESNLSDVMLTVADPSEAVSYFQRATREKPDRIDLQRGLARSLTRARRNAEAVSAWSRVTAMPGANEQDSVDLADALIRGGDWDRAKSTLNGIAPTFETFQRYRLEAMVADANKEWAKADSFYETAVGLTTQSAGVLNNWGYSKLTRGAYGDAERLFADALRQDPTLFTAKNNLILARGAQRNYTMPVFPTTQTERAQLLQTLALTAVKQGDVETGKGLLREAIATHPQHFEEAVRALRALEAG; from the coding sequence ATGTTTCGGTTGTTCACGGGCCCGCTGGCCCTCGGCTGTCTCCTGATCCTCGCCGCCTGCGCCGACAAGGGGGAACGGGCGGTCGACGAGGCATTCGCCGACCTCAATGTGATCGACGAAAGCAACCTGAGCGATGTCATGCTGACCGTTGCCGATCCCTCCGAGGCGGTCAGCTATTTCCAGCGCGCCACCCGTGAAAAGCCCGACCGCATCGACCTGCAGCGGGGGCTCGCCCGCTCGCTGACCCGCGCCAGGCGCAACGCCGAGGCGGTCTCGGCCTGGAGCAGGGTCACCGCGATGCCGGGCGCGAACGAACAGGATTCGGTCGACCTTGCCGATGCGCTGATCCGCGGCGGCGACTGGGACCGGGCAAAAAGCACCCTGAACGGCATCGCCCCGACCTTCGAGACCTTTCAACGCTACCGGCTCGAAGCCATGGTCGCCGATGCGAACAAGGAATGGGCCAAGGCCGACAGCTTTTACGAAACCGCCGTCGGGCTGACCACGCAAAGCGCCGGAGTGCTGAACAACTGGGGTTATTCCAAGCTGACACGCGGCGCCTATGGCGATGCCGAACGCCTGTTCGCCGACGCGCTGCGCCAGGATCCGACCCTGTTCACCGCAAAGAACAACCTGATCCTCGCACGCGGCGCCCAGCGCAACTATACCATGCCGGTGTTTCCCACCACCCAGACCGAGCGGGCACAGCTTTTGCAGACGCTTGCGCTCACGGCGGTGAAACAGGGCGATGTGGAGACCGGCAAGGGGCTCCTGCGCGAGGCCATCGCCACGCATCCGCAGCATTTCGAAGAGGCGGTGCGCGCCCTGCGCGCGCTCGAGGCCGGCTGA
- a CDS encoding prepilin peptidase, producing MLVEAKAAFWFLPFVLPICWHAAYTDLREMRISNRSVLLLAGVFLLIGPVVLPLADYGQGLVQMAAILAIGFALNAAGAVGAGDAKFAAAAAGFIAPGDLRFLLALLAAMLLAGVATHRLVRSTGLRDLAPGWTSWERKRKFPMGLSLGGTLALYLILGALLGQ from the coding sequence ATGCTGGTCGAGGCCAAGGCCGCGTTCTGGTTCCTGCCCTTCGTGCTGCCGATCTGCTGGCATGCCGCCTATACGGATCTGCGCGAGATGCGCATCTCCAACCGCTCGGTGCTGCTGCTTGCCGGGGTGTTCCTGCTGATCGGGCCCGTGGTGCTGCCGCTGGCGGATTACGGACAGGGGCTGGTGCAGATGGCCGCGATCCTCGCCATCGGCTTTGCGCTCAACGCGGCGGGGGCGGTCGGGGCGGGCGATGCGAAATTTGCGGCTGCCGCCGCCGGATTCATCGCGCCCGGCGATCTGCGGTTCCTGCTGGCGCTGCTCGCCGCCATGCTGCTTGCCGGCGTCGCCACCCACCGCCTTGTCCGCAGCACGGGGCTGCGCGATCTGGCACCCGGCTGGACCAGCTGGGAGCGGAAGCGAAAGTTCCCGATGGGGCTCAGTCTCGGGGGAACGCTGGCACTTTACCTGATCCTCGGGGCGCTGCTCGGACAGTGA
- a CDS encoding ATPase, which translates to MNLPLGPSLAPSPPRKLAEMRLSTVLMRDIVLKTMFRKNIESVAILARAICLPLPITQELLDIARGQKLIEAIGHRGGETTREMGYRLTESGRARAHDALAQSAYFGAMPVPLGQYCDQVKRQSIRRLQMSRSRLEQAMAHLVLPPGLLDQLGPAVGAGRSVLLYGPPGNGKSSISNAIRDALGDHIHVPRAIEHAGQVIPIHDPIVHDQVPEAPDDPLALRLSRHRDSRYLLCKRPCVITGGELTLSMLDLTYDPIARTYQAPLQLKSTGGIFIVDDLGRQADSPQALINRWIVPLEEGRDILTFQSGEKFEVPFDTLVIFSTNQHPGAIFDQAALRRIFFKIRIDGPGRADFLRIFSQIARQKGLPLDEVSLLHLLKVKYPMIGNVYASYQPGFLIDQVISICDFEGIPRQMSPELLDRAWSNMFVQGNDAPP; encoded by the coding sequence ATGAATCTCCCGCTCGGTCCGTCTCTGGCCCCTTCCCCGCCGCGCAAGCTGGCGGAGATGCGCCTTTCGACAGTTCTCATGCGCGACATCGTTCTCAAGACGATGTTCCGCAAGAACATCGAATCCGTTGCCATACTCGCCCGGGCGATCTGCCTGCCCCTGCCGATCACGCAGGAACTTCTGGACATTGCCCGCGGTCAGAAGCTGATCGAGGCAATCGGCCATCGCGGCGGCGAAACGACCCGGGAAATGGGCTATCGCCTGACCGAATCGGGCCGGGCACGGGCCCATGATGCACTGGCGCAGTCGGCCTATTTCGGCGCCATGCCCGTGCCGCTCGGCCAGTATTGCGATCAGGTCAAGCGGCAGTCGATCCGCCGCCTTCAGATGAGCCGGTCCCGGCTGGAACAGGCGATGGCGCATCTCGTCCTGCCGCCCGGGCTGCTCGACCAGCTTGGCCCGGCGGTGGGGGCCGGGCGTTCGGTGCTGCTGTACGGCCCGCCCGGCAACGGCAAGTCCAGCATTTCGAACGCGATCCGCGATGCGCTCGGCGATCACATCCATGTTCCGCGCGCCATCGAACATGCCGGGCAGGTGATCCCGATTCATGATCCGATCGTACATGACCAAGTGCCGGAGGCCCCGGACGACCCGCTGGCGCTGCGCCTGAGCCGGCATCGCGACAGCCGTTACCTGCTTTGCAAGCGGCCCTGCGTGATTACCGGCGGCGAACTGACCCTGTCGATGCTCGACCTGACCTATGATCCGATCGCACGCACCTACCAGGCGCCGCTGCAACTGAAATCGACCGGCGGCATCTTCATCGTCGATGATCTGGGCCGCCAGGCCGATTCTCCGCAGGCGCTGATCAACCGCTGGATCGTACCGCTCGAGGAGGGGCGCGATATCCTCACCTTCCAGTCGGGCGAAAAGTTCGAGGTGCCCTTCGACACGCTGGTGATCTTTTCCACCAACCAGCACCCGGGCGCGATCTTCGATCAGGCGGCATTGCGGCGCATCTTTTTCAAGATCCGCATCGACGGACCGGGGCGGGCGGATTTTCTCAGGATCTTCTCGCAGATCGCGCGGCAGAAGGGGCTGCCGCTCGACGAGGTGTCGCTTCTGCATCTGCTCAAGGTGAAATATCCTATGATCGGCAACGTCTATGCCAGCTACCAGCCGGGCTTCCTGATCGACCAAGTGATCTCGATCTGCGATTTCGAGGGCATCCCGCGGCAGATGAGCCCCGAACTGCTGGACCGCGCATGGAGCAACATGTTTGTCCAGGGCAATGATGCTCCGCCCTGA
- a CDS encoding SspB family protein, whose product MTREIDYGNLMHRAMRGLIRSVLEDIAAHGLPGAHHFFITFDTGHPDAALADWLAERYPGEMTVVLQHWYDNLDVGEDGFAVTLNFGDSPEPLYIPYDAIKTFVDPSVEFGLRFESTTDDDEDDDEEPAEAINTDHARDSDEDGNKPEAEIVSLDSFRK is encoded by the coding sequence ATGACGCGCGAGATCGACTACGGAAACCTGATGCACAGGGCCATGCGCGGCCTGATACGATCCGTGCTGGAGGATATCGCCGCCCATGGCCTGCCCGGCGCACATCATTTCTTCATCACCTTCGACACGGGCCATCCCGACGCGGCGCTCGCCGACTGGCTGGCCGAGCGTTACCCCGGCGAGATGACCGTCGTGCTGCAGCACTGGTACGACAATCTCGATGTCGGGGAAGACGGGTTCGCTGTAACGCTGAATTTCGGCGATTCGCCCGAGCCGCTCTATATTCCCTATGATGCCATCAAGACCTTCGTCGATCCCTCGGTCGAGTTCGGCCTGCGCTTCGAGAGCACCACGGACGACGACGAGGACGACGACGAAGAACCGGCCGAGGCGATCAACACCGACCATGCCCGCGACAGCGACGAGGACGGCAACAAGCCCGAGGCCGAGATCGTCTCGCTGGACAGCTTCCGGAAATAA
- the fumC gene encoding class II fumarate hydratase, which translates to MAATRTETDSFGPLEVPADRYWGAQTQRSLQNFPIGWERQPVAVFRALGVIKKACAQANMELGRLDETRGKAIIEAAGEVIEGRLDDHFPLVVWQTGSGTQSNMNANEVISNRAIEILGGRLGSKDPVHPNDHVNMGQSSNDTFPTAMHIATATTARDVLLPGLEKLKAGLEARIRDFDGIIKIGRTHTQDATPLTLSQEFSGYVHQVDMGIARVRDGLGRIYELAQGGTAVGTGLNTPPGWAEKVAANMAAITGLPFVTAPNKFEALAAHDAMVEISGHLRTVAVSLYKIANDIRLLGSGPRCGLGELILPENEPGSSIMPGKVNPTQCEALTQVCVHVMGNDAAVGFAGSQGQFELNTYKPMMAYNVLQSMQLLGDAASAFTDNLIAGLRADRDRIERLLHESLMLVTALAPEIGYDKATEVAKTAHRNGTTLREEAIRLGFVDGETFDRVVRPELMVGPR; encoded by the coding sequence ATGGCAGCGACCCGGACGGAAACCGACAGTTTCGGCCCGCTGGAGGTGCCGGCGGACAGATACTGGGGCGCGCAGACGCAACGCTCCCTGCAGAATTTTCCGATCGGCTGGGAGCGCCAGCCCGTCGCCGTCTTCCGCGCGCTCGGCGTCATCAAGAAAGCCTGCGCCCAGGCCAACATGGAGCTTGGCCGGCTTGACGAAACCCGGGGCAAGGCGATCATCGAGGCCGCGGGCGAAGTGATCGAGGGCCGGCTCGACGATCATTTCCCGCTGGTGGTCTGGCAGACCGGATCGGGCACGCAGTCGAACATGAACGCGAACGAGGTGATCTCGAACCGCGCGATCGAGATCCTGGGCGGCCGGCTCGGCTCGAAGGATCCGGTGCATCCGAACGACCATGTGAACATGGGCCAGTCCAGCAACGACACCTTCCCGACCGCCATGCATATCGCCACCGCCACCACCGCGCGCGATGTCCTGCTGCCGGGGCTGGAAAAGCTGAAGGCCGGGCTCGAAGCGAGGATCCGCGATTTCGACGGCATCATCAAGATCGGCCGCACTCATACGCAGGACGCCACGCCGCTGACCCTTTCGCAGGAATTTTCGGGCTACGTTCACCAGGTCGACATGGGAATCGCGCGCGTGCGGGACGGGCTCGGGCGGATATACGAGCTTGCGCAAGGCGGGACCGCCGTGGGCACCGGGCTCAACACCCCGCCGGGCTGGGCGGAAAAGGTCGCCGCCAACATGGCCGCGATCACCGGCCTGCCCTTCGTCACCGCGCCGAACAAGTTCGAGGCGCTGGCCGCCCATGACGCGATGGTGGAAATCTCGGGGCATCTCAGGACCGTTGCGGTCAGCCTCTACAAGATCGCGAACGACATCCGCCTGCTCGGCTCCGGGCCGCGCTGCGGGCTGGGCGAACTGATCCTGCCCGAGAACGAGCCGGGCAGTTCGATCATGCCGGGCAAGGTGAACCCGACGCAATGCGAGGCACTGACCCAGGTCTGCGTCCATGTCATGGGCAATGATGCGGCGGTCGGCTTCGCCGGCTCGCAAGGGCAGTTCGAGCTCAATACCTACAAGCCGATGATGGCCTATAACGTGTTGCAATCCATGCAGCTTCTGGGGGACGCGGCGAGCGCCTTCACCGACAACCTGATTGCGGGGCTGCGCGCCGACCGCGACCGCATCGAACGCCTGCTGCATGAATCGCTCATGCTGGTGACGGCGCTTGCCCCCGAGATCGGCTATGACAAGGCGACCGAGGTGGCAAAGACCGCCCACAGGAACGGCACCACCCTGCGCGAAGAGGCGATCCGCCTCGGTTTTGTCGATGGCGAGACATTCGATCGCGTGGTGCGCCCCGAACTGATGGTTGGCCCCCGCTGA
- a CDS encoding DUF4169 family protein, with translation MAEVVNLNRARKQRARAARKQRGDENAMRFGRGKAGRALDHALQDRAARALDGHRLEQDHAGDHPARRRSGEERPEE, from the coding sequence ATGGCCGAGGTCGTGAACCTCAACCGCGCCCGCAAGCAGCGGGCGCGGGCGGCGCGAAAGCAGCGTGGTGACGAAAACGCCATGCGTTTCGGGCGCGGCAAGGCCGGGCGTGCGCTCGACCATGCGCTGCAGGACCGCGCGGCGCGGGCGCTTGACGGGCATCGGCTTGAGCAGGATCACGCCGGCGATCACCCTGCCCGGCGCCGGTCCGGCGAGGAACGGCCCGAAGAATGA
- a CDS encoding ribbon-helix-helix domain-containing protein translates to MSRPRKRSLTLRGHRTSVSLEDEFWTAFREIAAKDGRAINDLAAEIDAARSPHCGLASAIRLFVLSRLRN, encoded by the coding sequence ATGAGCCGGCCCCGCAAACGTTCGCTCACCCTGCGCGGCCACCGGACCTCGGTTTCGCTCGAGGATGAATTCTGGACCGCGTTTCGTGAAATCGCCGCCAAGGACGGCCGGGCGATAAACGACCTTGCGGCCGAGATCGACGCCGCGCGCTCGCCCCACTGCGGCCTTGCCTCGGCAATCCGCCTCTTTGTCCTGAGCCGGCTGCGCAACTGA
- a CDS encoding FAD:protein FMN transferase has translation MTRPLNRRRFLTISASALVLPLMPRFAQAQLPVAEWRGTALGAGATMKLAGLEGAAAQDVFRKVEAEVARLEAIFSLYRPDSALVRLNRDGHLAQPPAEMLELLTLAGAVHASTDGAFDPTVQPLWAAYAESRGRPEEGAREAARAHVGWADLRLAPDLVEFSRPGMGLTLNGIAQGYITDRIAALLRAQGLGDVLIDMGEIVARGERPGGGPWEAGIATPEGELVGRLVLDDRALATSAPLGTTLDSEGRVGHIIDPATGRPTTARRLVSVSAGTAALADALSTAFCSMTDQTAIDRALALHKGARLEHIA, from the coding sequence ATGACACGCCCCCTGAACCGCCGCCGCTTTCTGACGATTTCCGCAAGCGCGCTGGTCCTGCCGCTGATGCCGCGGTTTGCACAGGCACAGCTTCCGGTGGCCGAATGGCGCGGAACGGCGCTGGGCGCCGGGGCGACGATGAAGCTGGCCGGGCTCGAAGGCGCCGCCGCGCAGGATGTGTTCCGCAAGGTCGAGGCAGAGGTTGCGCGGCTCGAGGCGATCTTCAGCCTTTACCGCCCCGATTCAGCGCTGGTGCGGCTGAACCGCGACGGGCACCTCGCCCAACCGCCGGCGGAGATGCTGGAACTGCTGACGCTCGCCGGCGCGGTCCATGCCAGCACCGATGGCGCCTTCGATCCGACCGTCCAGCCGCTCTGGGCGGCCTATGCGGAAAGCCGGGGCCGGCCGGAGGAGGGGGCGCGCGAAGCGGCGCGCGCGCATGTCGGCTGGGCGGATCTGCGCCTCGCGCCGGATCTGGTCGAATTTTCCAGGCCCGGCATGGGGCTCACGCTGAACGGTATCGCGCAGGGCTATATCACCGACCGGATCGCGGCGCTGCTGCGGGCGCAGGGATTGGGCGATGTACTGATCGACATGGGCGAAATCGTGGCGCGCGGCGAGCGCCCGGGCGGCGGGCCGTGGGAGGCCGGCATCGCCACACCGGAGGGCGAACTCGTCGGGCGTCTCGTGCTGGATGACCGTGCGCTGGCGACATCGGCGCCGCTTGGCACGACACTCGATTCCGAGGGGCGGGTCGGCCATATCATCGACCCGGCAACCGGCCGGCCGACCACGGCGCGCCGGCTGGTTTCGGTCAGCGCAGGCACGGCCGCACTTGCCGATGCGCTCTCGACCGCCTTCTGCAGCATGACGGATCAAACGGCGATCGACCGCGCCCTTGCGCTGCATAAGGGGGCGCGGCTCGAACATATCGCCTGA